Genomic segment of Bacteroidota bacterium:
AGGTTTTGAAACATGCGGGGAGGAAATGAGAGATGAGTAATGAGTAATGAGTTTGACTCTCGTTTGCCGGAAATTCTTACTCCTGACTAATGACTCTTGATTTGGGTGAATGGGGAGTAGTGAGTGGTGAAAATACTTCGAGTGATACTTTAATTACGCATCATAAAATGAATAATGAGTTATGAGTTATGAGTTTGACTCTCGTTCACCGGAAATCCTTACTCTTGACTATTGACTCCTGACTATTTCTTCCTCAAACTTTCCTCCTACCAAGATTTTCTTGTAGTAATAATTGTAATAATCCAAGATTAATTTCTTCGTGCCCCTTCGTGTCCTTTGAGCCTTCGTGGCCTCGTCATCCTTACCACAGCACATACCACAACACATGCCGCAACACACACCACAACTCATACTACAACACATACCACACCACATTCTACAACACACACTCCAACACGTACTACAACACGCAATACGCAAAACGACACACAAAAACTTTCATCAAAATAAAACCACCCGCACCCTTTCCTCCGTAAATGCTCTCAAATAAATTATTCAAACAAACAAAAACATAAAAAATGAAAAATCTGACAAAAATTTTCGCAACAATCGCTTTATTCTTTGCAATCAGTACAACATTTGCTCAAAACAGTAGCAATACAACCATGGTTGGTGGTGAAGCAATGTATCCTGCAAAAGACATTATCGACAACGCAGTTAAATCAAAAGATCACACCACGCTTGTTGCAGCAGTTAAAGCAGCAGGATTAGTTGAAACATTAAAAAGTGCAGGACCTTTTACAGTATTTGCACCGGTAAATGATGCATTCGAAAATCTTCCTGCAGGAACAGTAGAAACATTATTAAAACCAGAAAATAAAGACATGCTTGTTAAAGTTCTAACTTATCACGTTGTTTCCGGAAACATGGATTACGATGCAATATCCAAAGCAATTAAAGCTGGCAATGGCACTGCAACATTAACTACAGTAAGTGGTGGTAAATTAACAGCTATGATGAATGGTAAACACAATATCCAACTTAAAGATGAAAACGGAAATGTGTTAAATGTAACTACCTACGATGTATATCAAAGCAACGGCGTTATCCATGTGATCGACAAAGTAGCTCTTCCTAAATAATTTTGTGTGATTTAGTTTTTAGTTAACGGAGAAGGTTTCAAAACCTTCTCCGTTTTGTTTTTTACAAAAAATTTACCCAAATAAGATCCCAAAGACTTGAAAATGGTATTAAAACCCAAAAAATGCTTATTACCTTTGAATTACTTTGAAAAAGGTAATCACCATATTGATCACCATAATTTACCTCTCCGGTATATTCTCTCCATTTTATGCTCTTGCAGGTTATTATATGCACAAGGATTATATTGTTGAAAATCTTTGTATTAATCAGTCGAAACCCGAAATGGATTGTGAGGGTAAGTGTTACTTAAAAAAACAAATTGTGTCAGAGGTTACAAAGAATGCAGGTCGATCCACAAATTTACCGGATGAGACCAACACAAATTATTTTACTCCGCATTTTACAACTTCATCTGAAGGAATATATCTTTTCCCCATATATATAGATTTAAAAACAGATTTTTTTGCCTCTGCTTTTGATTTTAATTATGCACAAATAATTTTTTCTCCACCCAAATTAATAGTTTAAGTCTTATTGAATTAATTTCCACGATATATTGCCGGCACACCTTTGGCAAAATAATTGTGGACTGTAAATGGCATGAAATTATTTTATGCTTTAATTTTTAAACTATTAAATGTAAAAATTATGAAAAATTATATCTTATTATTTATACTTGGTACCGGTGTTGTTATTCTTAATTCTTGTAAAAACGATGATGAAATCGTCAACTATGAAGTAACAATTTCTATTTTAGAACCGGTAAATGGTGCTGTGTATTCCTCCGGGGAAGAATTGCATATGGAAGTAGACTTTGACGGAACTAAGGAAATCAGAAACTATGAGGTGCTCGCTTTAAATCTCACATCCGGGGATACTATTGCACACTTTACAGGTACATCCGGCGATTTATTTGTTCCTTTTCATGACCATGTGGAGGATGTGATAGTAACTGAAACTTCAAACTGTACATTAACTGCATCTGCATGGGAAATTGAGTATGCCGACAGGATCTCAGAATCGGTTACCTTCACTATTAATCCATAAAAGGTGAAAAAAATATCGATTTTAATTATAATAATTATTTCTTTTGGAAATAGTAAAAAACTCCATGCATGCGATATGTGTGGTTGCTCTTCCATGGGCGGCTTAAATAATTTATCCTCTTACGCAACCAATAATTTTATAGTATTTAAATCCGCCTACAATGCATTTCATACCTTTTCTGAAACAGAAGGTTCATTGGTTACATCAGATATGTATACATTGGATCTTGTTGGCGGGTATAGTTTGAATGATAGGTTGCATCTTTCGGGATACATTCCATTTAAGGTAAATAATTATTCATCGGGAGAAACCGAAACCAAAATCAGAGGTCTTGGTGATATTGGAATAGTTGCCAATTATATTTTGTTTAAATCAAATGATACTATTTTAGGTAATCAGCAATATAATTTCAGCGTAAAAGGTGGTATAGAATTTCCAACCGGTAAGTTCAACAAAAATTTTCGAACTGATCATCTTCCTGCATCTGTTTCAGCAGGTTCGGGTTCCATTGATCTTATTACCGGAGCGCGATTTGTTTTATATAAAGGATATACTAATTATTTAGCGGATTATACCTTTAAATATAATTTTGAAAATGCGTCGATGTATCGTTTTGGAATGCAAAATTCACTTGCCTTAATTGTTACACATAAATTGCAAAAAGGCAAAAGTGAATTTATCCTATTTGGAGGTTTGATAGGTGAACATGCCTCCTTCGATAAATTTCATGACATTGATCAACACGCAACTTCCGGAGAAAATCTGTTTCTTGATCTTGGATTTGAATTTGTCAGGAAAAAGATCTTCGCGGGAATTTCATCGGATATTCCATTGTATTCAGATTTTGGAGGAGAAATAAGCTCAAAACCAAGGTATTCCCTAAGTTTTGGTTATCTGTTTAACTAATAAATAATTTCGTGTAATTTCGGGCTTATAAAATTTTTTTCCTTTTGCAATTGTGGAATTTAACACTGTTTGCATCTGTATAAAAAAAATATTGAATCCGGATTTTTTACCATTACCCAATTTATATCTAACATCCTTAAATTTTAAATCATATGAAATTAAAATTCCTGTCAATCACCACAACTGCTTTCCTCTTTTTTGCACAAACCATTTTAAGTGCACAAGGCGCACCGGATGAAGAGGAAGATTCCACTATGACTTTTGAACAATTAGAATTTGAGGAAGCCTTAATTGAAATGTTCGGAGGTGATTTTCTTTCTGAAACGGAATCAGAAAATACCACGCTTTTATCTGGTGCTGGAAAAACGGATAAACAACAAATTGATGAATTAATGCAATCAGCAAAACTTTTGTATTCAAATATTTATGATGAATCTTCCATGCGAATTGAAAATGGAGATACTACTTTTACATCTTCCTATTTGTTTAATAATTGCTCTGAAAGCAATATTGTAAGAGAAAAAGGCGGTGAATATATCAGATATGAAAGTGTAATTTATAACAGTATAGATCTGGATGAATGCGCACTATTTTACGATGCCTGGAAGACCAAACTCAGCAATGAGCTGATTGCAGAATTTGATATGGCAGAGGAAGAAAATAATTATACTGTAGCCTATACTTTATCAGATAAAACAGATAAAAGTCTCACTATATATTTAATGATTCGTGATACAGGAAATGAATATATCACATCCCTAATATTGAGAGGAAATAAAGAACTCCTCAAACGCAAAGCCAATGCCGACCTCTGGGATAATTAAAAATTCTCCATAAAATATATTATAACTTAAACATCAAACCCTGCATCTATCAATGCAGGGTTTTTTATTATAAAATATTCTACACAATAATTTTCAATTTACCAGAAATCAATCTGACTTAAATCCAAATTCATCTTCTTCTATCCATGAGGCATATCAATTGCCACGAAGGCACAAAGACACAAAGGTTTCACGAAGAAAATATGCTATTCATCAAACTAATCCCACAAAAAAAACCTGCATTTTCTCATGCAGGTTTTTTAAAAAATTATCTAAAATTAAATTTTACAATTTCCAAAACTAAACAATCAAACTAAAATCATCCTCCCATCAATAACCAAGTCCTATGTCAAATTTCCCTTGTCCTTTGTCCAGTCCCGTGTCCTGTGTCCCGTGTCCCGAATCCTACTTAGCGAAGCTAATCGCTCTCTTCTCCCGAATAACCGTCACCTTAATATGCCCCGGATACTGCATCTCATCCTGTATTTTTTGTGCAATACTAAATGAAAGTTCTTCCGCCTGAACATCGGTAACTTTTTCTGCTTCTACTATTACACGTAACTCCCTGCCGGCTTGAATGGCATATGCTTTTTCCACTCCGTCGTTCACCAATGCAATGGATTCCATTTCTTTTATGCGTTTGAGATAACTCTCTAAAATTTCTCTTCTCGCACCAGGTCTTGCACCACTAATTGCATCACATGCCTGAACAATTGGAGAAATCACATATTGCATTTCTATCTCGTCGTGATGCGCACCTACTGCATTTACAATGGCAGGATGTTCACCGTATTTCTCACATAATTTTGCACCTAATAATGCGTGACTTAATTCACTTTCCTCCTCAGGAACTTTTCCAATATCATGCAAGAGACCGGCGCGTTTTGCGAGTTTTGCATTGAGACCTAATTCTGCTGCCATGGTTGCACATAAATGCGCAACTTCCCTGCTGTGTTGTAATAAATTCTGACCATAAGAAGAACGGAAACGCATGCGTCCGATAATGCGGATCAATTCGGGATGAAGTCCTGTAACACCTAATTCAATTACAGTTCTTTCTCCAATCTCCACAATATGTTCTTCCATTTGTTTTTTGGTTTTTGCAACCACTTCCTCGATACGAGCAGGATGTATTCTTCCATCTGCCACCAATCGCTGCAAACTCAAACGCGCAATTTCTCTGCGCACAGGATCGAAACCGGAAATAATAATTGTTTCCGGAGTATCATCCACAATAAATTCAACTCCAGTTGCTGCTTCTAATGCGCGAATATTTCTTCCTTCACGACCAATTATCTGACCTTTCTGATCATCGCTGTCGAGATTAAATACAGAAACAGAATTTTCAATTGCCTGTTCCGCTGCCGTGCGCTGAATAGTTTGAAGAATGATCTTTTTAGCTTCCTTATTCGCTTTTAATTTCGCCTCTTCAACAATTTCTTTAATATGCGACATCGCCTTGTTTTTGGCTTCGTCTTTTAATGCTTCAATTAATTCATTTCTCGCCTGATCAGCACTTAATTTACTTACTTCCTCTAATTTTTGAATATGGGTTTCGTACGCCTTATCCAATTCTCCTTTTTTAGTATTTACAACCTCTAATTGTGTTGCAAGATTTTCGCGAATGGTTGTTACCTCAGCTTCTTTTTTTGAATATTGTTGCTGCTGCTGACCTAATTGCGATTCCTTTTGTTTCATGCGCATTTCCTGCTCTTCCAGCTTCGAAACTTTTTGTAGTCTCTCTTTTTCAAGTTCCGCTTTGTGTTGAATCAATTGATCTTTTAATTCAAGAGATTTTTCGCGTTTGTAAGCATCGGAATCATTTTTACTTTTTTGTAATAATAATTCCGCTTCTTTTTTTGCGGTGGAAAGAATGTCGTTCGCTTCGCGTTGAGCTAATCCTTTTTGGCCTTTCGTTTGTCCGAAAATAAGCCTCCCTGTAATTAATCCTATCACAAGGGTAGCTACACCAATAATTACGTACATTAAAATGTCGTTCATATATATGGTTTTTATGATGAGGGACTTCAACGGTAAGAAAACCGAAAGTTAGAGAGGATATCCTTCGCAGTGCGCCGGAATTTTGCAGGTTTTGAGAAGAGTTACTTAAGAATTAAGCGCCTTTAATATTTGCTGATTGAGCAGTTCAAGTTCAGATGTGTGGTCTGTTTCCGGTATTTGCTCAACTGTTTTATTTTCCTCCCCAAGTGTATCTACCATCATCGTCAACATCGCCATCGCGAGATAATCTTGTTTATCGCTGCCTGAATGCAGGTTTTGGAGTTCTTTTATCTTTTCAGCTATTATTCTGGCTGCCTTTCTCACTGTTTCTTCTTCCTCAGGCTTCACCTTAAGCCTGTAGGGCCTGTCGCAAATTGTGACATGTATATTCAACAATTTGCTTTCCTCTGTATCCATTGGGTTTTTTACGCTCGTTTGGTCCAATTGGGACTAAAGTTAAGGAAAGATTATGAAAATGCTAAAAACGGGTGTGGAGCTTTTACCGCATTATGTGTTCAATCGTTCAAAAGCGCTATACAATTGTCCACTTCTTTGATCAGTTCATTGATCTTTTTTTTCATCTCCGCCTTGCCTGGGTTGCTTTCGTCGCTGCTTGTTCCGCCGGCTATCGTTTGAACGGTTTTTATCAGCTCAATCTGTTTTTCCAGCTCTTCTATCTTTTTATTTTTATCCTGACTGGTTTTTCGCTGGGCATCGAGCTGACTCTTCAGAATATCATTCTCATTTTTAACTGCATGATAGTTCCGGAGCAAACGGTCGAGGTTGCTTTTTATATTTTGTAACTGTTCCTGCATATTATTTGTGTGTGTGTTCTGCCCTGCTAAAAAAGCATTTGGCAGGTTCGAAACTACATATAATTATTTACGAATTACAGCATTTAGTTCCTTTTCATAACGGGAAAGCAATTTTTGAATAACATCCTCCACCTCCGAATCGGTAAGTGTGCGGTCGGGATTTCCAAAAGTTAAACCGACAGCATAACTTTTTTTGCCTTCCAGTTTCTCGCCTTCATAAACATCAAATAACCGGATATCTTTTAATATAGGTTTGCCTTCTTTTTTTGTAATGGTTTCAATTTCGGCGAATGTAACGGAAGGTTCCAAAATTAAAGCAAGGTCTCTGCGCACTTCCGGAAATTTTGAAATTTCTTTAAAGGTTACTTTTCGTGAAACTAAATTTTCCAATAGCATATTCCAATCCAATTCTGCATAATAAACCGGAATTTTAATATCAAAATCTGCACAAATTTCTTTTTTTACTGCACCACAAATTCCAATATTTTTCCCTCCGACAATTAATTCTGCTCCACTTTCTAAAATTTTATTTGTTGGGGGGATATTATTCCACGTTGCCGAACAATTCATTTCCGACAATAAAGATTCCGTTAATTGTTTAATATCGAAGTGGTCTGATCTTCTTGTTGTATTTCTCCAGTTCTCTTCCGTTGCAGAACCCGTAAAATAAATTCCGATCTTTTCGGCCTCCGTATATTTCCCATTTAATAAAGAATATACTCTTCCGAATTCAAACATCTTTAAGTCCTGTTGTTTATGGTTATGGTTGTAAGATATTACTTCCAATCCTGTGAACAACATGGTTTGACGCATACAATCCAGTTCCGCATTTAAACTGTTTAATAAATTAACGCGTTCACTGTTTATTTCAGGAATAAATTTCTCTACATATTTTGAACGTGAAATTGCATTCGTAAATATTTCATAACAACCCGAGTCCGTTAAATAATTAATTGTTCTCTGACGAATTTTTTCTTTATCCGGTTTAGGGCTCACTAAATACGGAGTTCTAATACCCGCAGGGACAGGAATATTATTAAAACCATACATACGCAGAATTTCTTCTATGATATCAATTTCGCGCAATACATCATTTTTGTAAGAAGGAACTTCCAGTTTTAATCCTTCCGGTGTTTTTTCAGCGATCTTAATATTTAATGATTCTAATATGGTGATGATCGTTTCTTGCGGGATCTTAATCGTGCTCATCATTTCCAATCTCGCATATCGCAAAAATATTTCTGTTGCATTTATTTTATTGGGATAAATGTCAATATAACTGCCTTGAATTTCTCCTCCACAAAGTTCTACAAGCATACTTGCGGCAGTTTGCAGGGCTTTCATGGTAATTTCAACATCAGTTCCTTTTGCATATCGCGAGGAAGCATCAGTTTTTAATCCCTGATTGTTTTCTGTCCTTCTGATAAAGGAGGGATTAAAACAAGCACTTTCAATAAAAATATTTTTTGTGGAGGATGTTATTCCTGAATGTATTCCGCCATAAACTCCTGCAATACACATTCCTTCTGCCGCATTGCAGATCATCAGATCATCTGCATTTAATTTTCTTGTTTTTTCATCAAGGGTGATAAATTCGGTATTTTGAGGAAGTGTTTTTATGGTCACTATATTCCCTTTTATTTTATCCGCATCAAATGCATGTAATGGCTGACC
This window contains:
- a CDS encoding fasciclin domain-containing protein; this translates as MKNLTKIFATIALFFAISTTFAQNSSNTTMVGGEAMYPAKDIIDNAVKSKDHTTLVAAVKAAGLVETLKSAGPFTVFAPVNDAFENLPAGTVETLLKPENKDMLVKVLTYHVVSGNMDYDAISKAIKAGNGTATLTTVSGGKLTAMMNGKHNIQLKDENGNVLNVTTYDVYQSNGVIHVIDKVALPK
- a CDS encoding cell division protein ZapA, translated to MDQTSVKNPMDTEESKLLNIHVTICDRPYRLKVKPEEEETVRKAARIIAEKIKELQNLHSGSDKQDYLAMAMLTMMVDTLGEENKTVEQIPETDHTSELELLNQQILKALNS
- a CDS encoding phenylalanine--tRNA ligase subunit beta, which encodes MKISWNWLQEILPVKMSADKAAELLTDIGLEVEGVYAFESVKGGLEGLVAGEVITCEKHPDADKLKVTTVNTGSGEILQIVCGAPNVAAGQKVIVAVTGTTIHPIKGESFTIKKAKIRGVESNGMLCAEDEIGLGEGHDGLFILPSDTVVGTDIKKLFNIYSDTIIEIGLTANHADANSHFGTARELRAALISRGIEFPELKDPTKIAENKNANSADNKIKVLLENEKGCFRYSGILLENITIKESSAWLQNKLKAVGMRPINNAVDITNYILQEFGQPLHAFDADKIKGNIVTIKTLPQNTEFITLDEKTRKLNADDLMICNAAEGMCIAGVYGGIHSGITSSTKNIFIESACFNPSFIRRTENNQGLKTDASSRYAKGTDVEITMKALQTAASMLVELCGGEIQGSYIDIYPNKINATEIFLRYARLEMMSTIKIPQETIITILESLNIKIAEKTPEGLKLEVPSYKNDVLREIDIIEEILRMYGFNNIPVPAGIRTPYLVSPKPDKEKIRQRTINYLTDSGCYEIFTNAISRSKYVEKFIPEINSERVNLLNSLNAELDCMRQTMLFTGLEVISYNHNHKQQDLKMFEFGRVYSLLNGKYTEAEKIGIYFTGSATEENWRNTTRRSDHFDIKQLTESLLSEMNCSATWNNIPPTNKILESGAELIVGGKNIGICGAVKKEICADFDIKIPVYYAELDWNMLLENLVSRKVTFKEISKFPEVRRDLALILEPSVTFAEIETITKKEGKPILKDIRLFDVYEGEKLEGKKSYAVGLTFGNPDRTLTDSEVEDVIQKLLSRYEKELNAVIRK
- the rny gene encoding ribonuclease Y; translated protein: MNDILMYVIIGVATLVIGLITGRLIFGQTKGQKGLAQREANDILSTAKKEAELLLQKSKNDSDAYKREKSLELKDQLIQHKAELEKERLQKVSKLEEQEMRMKQKESQLGQQQQQYSKKEAEVTTIRENLATQLEVVNTKKGELDKAYETHIQKLEEVSKLSADQARNELIEALKDEAKNKAMSHIKEIVEEAKLKANKEAKKIILQTIQRTAAEQAIENSVSVFNLDSDDQKGQIIGREGRNIRALEAATGVEFIVDDTPETIIISGFDPVRREIARLSLQRLVADGRIHPARIEEVVAKTKKQMEEHIVEIGERTVIELGVTGLHPELIRIIGRMRFRSSYGQNLLQHSREVAHLCATMAAELGLNAKLAKRAGLLHDIGKVPEEESELSHALLGAKLCEKYGEHPAIVNAVGAHHDEIEMQYVISPIVQACDAISGARPGARREILESYLKRIKEMESIALVNDGVEKAYAIQAGRELRVIVEAEKVTDVQAEELSFSIAQKIQDEMQYPGHIKVTVIREKRAISFAK